One window from the genome of Natronomonas pharaonis DSM 2160 encodes:
- a CDS encoding TrkH family potassium uptake protein has product MRSIRLRVDWRATASLLGTVLKYLAVALLVPLTVAVIYWEDIWVFAVAIAITVTLGFTLERLDPEPDMGPAEALLLVTVSWLAVAMVGSVPYLLAGYGTASTLANPVNALFESMSGFTTTGATVMGEISTDQHSHALLLWRQLTQWLGGMGIIVLMIAILPELAVNGAQLMKTEAPGPELQKLTPRIAETARVLWLVYFGFTVLLAALLYGLHLAGFAPNMHLYNAVAHAFTTLPTGGFSPESDSIAAFSAVVQWVIIPFMVIAGTNFALFWHLLDGDIRTLLNDAEFRVYAGAIAVLSAILAALLYGGAAPAQELGGTTAGNTENALRQAAFQVGSLMNSTGFATSDFAQWGPTAQALLLFTMFVGGSAGSTGGGIKVIRWLVVMKAIRRELSVTARPEAVKPVRLGGYVVDEDVVRGIMVFTLLYLALFGAATVFFAVDSLRVGYELSVLEAMSASIATLGNIGPGFGMLGPFGSYLGFPPETKIVMVFLMWVGRLEIIPVLAVFTGAFWKR; this is encoded by the coding sequence ATGCGGTCAATCCGTCTCCGTGTCGACTGGCGAGCCACGGCGAGCCTCCTCGGGACCGTCCTGAAATATCTCGCGGTCGCCCTGCTCGTCCCGCTAACTGTCGCAGTCATATACTGGGAGGACATCTGGGTCTTCGCTGTCGCTATCGCTATCACGGTCACGCTCGGTTTCACGCTGGAACGACTTGACCCGGAGCCGGACATGGGGCCCGCAGAAGCGCTGTTGCTTGTCACGGTGTCGTGGCTGGCTGTCGCCATGGTGGGGTCGGTGCCGTACCTGCTGGCCGGCTATGGGACGGCGTCGACGCTTGCAAACCCCGTCAACGCCCTTTTTGAGTCGATGTCGGGCTTTACGACGACCGGGGCAACGGTAATGGGAGAGATATCGACCGACCAGCACTCACACGCGCTTTTGCTCTGGCGACAGCTCACCCAGTGGCTCGGCGGGATGGGCATTATCGTTCTAATGATTGCGATTCTGCCGGAACTGGCGGTCAACGGTGCCCAGTTGATGAAGACCGAGGCACCGGGACCGGAGCTCCAGAAGCTCACCCCTCGGATCGCCGAAACTGCCCGCGTGCTGTGGCTCGTCTACTTCGGCTTCACCGTACTGCTTGCGGCGTTGCTGTACGGACTCCATCTGGCCGGCTTCGCGCCGAATATGCACCTCTACAACGCTGTCGCCCACGCCTTTACAACGCTACCGACCGGCGGGTTCTCGCCGGAAAGCGACAGCATCGCCGCCTTCTCCGCGGTCGTCCAGTGGGTTATCATCCCGTTCATGGTCATTGCAGGAACGAACTTCGCGCTCTTTTGGCACCTACTTGACGGGGACATTCGGACGCTGCTGAACGATGCTGAGTTCCGGGTCTACGCTGGAGCGATTGCGGTGCTGTCCGCAATACTGGCTGCGTTGCTATACGGCGGTGCGGCACCGGCACAGGAACTCGGCGGCACGACGGCCGGCAACACCGAAAACGCGCTTCGGCAGGCCGCCTTCCAAGTTGGCTCGCTGATGAACTCGACGGGCTTTGCGACCAGCGACTTCGCCCAGTGGGGCCCGACGGCCCAAGCGCTGCTGTTGTTCACGATGTTCGTCGGTGGGTCGGCCGGCTCGACCGGCGGTGGTATCAAGGTCATCCGCTGGCTCGTCGTCATGAAGGCGATACGTCGGGAGCTTTCGGTGACGGCGCGGCCTGAAGCGGTCAAGCCGGTCCGGCTCGGCGGTTACGTCGTCGACGAGGACGTCGTTCGTGGCATCATGGTCTTTACGCTGCTGTATCTGGCGCTTTTCGGCGCCGCAACGGTATTTTTCGCCGTAGATTCGCTCCGGGTCGGCTACGAGTTGAGCGTCCTTGAGGCGATGTCGGCTTCGATTGCCACGTTGGGGAACATCGGTCCCGGCTTCGGAATGTTGGGGCCGTTCGGCAGCTATCTCGGGTTCCCGCCGGAGACGAAGATCGTCATGGTGTTTCTGATGTGGGTCGGGAGGCTAGAAATCATCCCGGTCCTTGCGGTGTTCACCGGCGCATTCTGGAAGCGATGA
- a CDS encoding adenylate kinase — protein MSQPKILLLGAPGAGKGTQSSNIVDEYGVDHITTGDALRANKDMETEHGTPREFMEAGELVPDPVVNEIVQAAIDEADGFVLDGYPRNLSQAEYLSDITDVDVVALLDVGRDELVDRLTGRRMDPETGDIYHTEFNMPDDEEVRERLVQRDDDTEETVNERLDVFDENTQPVIDYYEDEGELVRIDGEASPDEVWDDLQAAIDDAL, from the coding sequence ATGAGTCAGCCGAAGATTCTGCTGCTCGGAGCACCGGGGGCAGGCAAGGGGACACAGTCGAGCAACATCGTCGACGAGTACGGCGTCGACCACATCACGACGGGGGACGCGCTGCGAGCGAACAAGGACATGGAAACCGAACACGGGACGCCACGGGAGTTCATGGAAGCCGGCGAGCTCGTTCCCGACCCGGTGGTCAACGAAATCGTCCAGGCAGCCATCGACGAGGCCGACGGCTTCGTCCTCGATGGCTACCCGCGGAACCTCTCGCAGGCGGAGTATCTCTCCGACATCACCGACGTCGACGTTGTCGCGCTGCTGGATGTGGGCCGCGATGAACTCGTCGACCGGCTGACCGGCCGGCGGATGGACCCCGAGACCGGTGACATCTACCACACGGAGTTCAACATGCCCGACGACGAAGAGGTTCGTGAGCGACTCGTCCAGCGCGACGACGACACAGAAGAAACGGTCAACGAGCGTCTCGACGTCTTTGACGAAAACACCCAGCCGGTCATCGACTACTACGAAGACGAGGGCGAACTCGTCCGCATCGACGGCGAGGCGAGCCCGGACGAAGTCTGGGACGACCTCCAAGCCGCCATCGACGACGCGCTGTAG
- a CDS encoding DUF106 domain-containing protein, with translation MARTASKVQSLVKEDAEMEEALEYVLETADEGSVSWGDVSDELTSGQWGRLIEKGILVDSDGEGFDVDDPDGVREALEDDDLEFPDPPDADSSWTKWDKGAAVGSVAMFAGYMFDSVREPLADALNLLLGPLLDLLPFFAVVMVLALFTGLYSTLLQSNLMDMEVMGKYQGRMKEIQERRKEAKERGDDEALERIQEEQMEAMADNLGMFKEQFRPMVWIMLLTIPVFLWMYAVVGFRGAPLYPEIELVPVVMPIAGEVDWTHGLLGPIQVWIVWYFVCSMCFTQVLRKALNIQTTPT, from the coding sequence ATGGCACGTACAGCGTCGAAGGTACAGAGCCTCGTCAAAGAGGACGCGGAGATGGAGGAGGCCCTCGAGTACGTCCTCGAAACGGCCGACGAGGGGAGCGTCTCGTGGGGCGATGTCTCCGACGAGCTAACCAGCGGCCAGTGGGGCCGCCTCATCGAAAAGGGGATTCTCGTCGACTCCGACGGCGAGGGGTTCGATGTCGACGACCCCGACGGCGTCCGCGAGGCCCTCGAAGACGACGACCTCGAGTTCCCCGACCCGCCGGATGCGGATTCGTCGTGGACGAAGTGGGATAAGGGAGCCGCCGTGGGTTCGGTGGCGATGTTCGCCGGCTACATGTTCGACTCCGTCCGGGAGCCGCTGGCCGACGCACTCAACCTGCTTTTGGGCCCGCTTTTGGACCTGCTGCCCTTCTTTGCCGTCGTGATGGTGCTCGCGCTGTTTACCGGGCTCTACTCGACGCTGCTGCAGTCGAACCTGATGGACATGGAGGTCATGGGCAAATACCAGGGCCGGATGAAAGAGATTCAGGAGCGCCGCAAGGAGGCCAAAGAACGCGGCGACGACGAGGCGCTCGAACGCATCCAAGAAGAGCAGATGGAGGCGATGGCCGACAACCTCGGGATGTTCAAAGAGCAGTTCCGGCCGATGGTGTGGATTATGCTGCTCACCATCCCAGTGTTCCTGTGGATGTACGCCGTCGTCGGCTTCCGTGGAGCGCCGCTGTATCCCGAGATCGAACTCGTCCCGGTTGTCATGCCCATTGCCGGCGAAGTCGACTGGACCCACGGCCTGCTCGGCCCGATACAGGTCTGGATTGTCTGGTACTTCGTCTGCTCGATGTGCTTTACGCAGGTGCTTCGAAAGGCACTGAACATCCAGACGACGCCGACGTGA
- the cmk gene encoding (d)CMP kinase, whose translation MLITISGPAGSGKSTVAAGLAESLGYEHVSGGDIFRDLADDRGLTPLELNKRAEEDDQIDRDLDRKQRDIAESRDDIVLESRLAGWMAGEHADFRIWLDAPLSVRAERIADREDKSVELAHNETKERGKSEALRYREYYNIDIEDRSIYDLALNTARLSPDGVRAVVESAVNAYAPDDDEGQTPVEGVTYEF comes from the coding sequence ATGTTGATAACCATCTCCGGGCCCGCCGGCAGCGGCAAGAGCACCGTTGCCGCCGGGCTAGCGGAGTCGCTCGGGTACGAACACGTGAGCGGCGGTGACATCTTTCGCGACCTCGCCGACGACCGCGGGCTGACGCCGTTAGAATTGAACAAACGCGCCGAGGAAGACGACCAGATAGACCGCGACCTCGACCGGAAACAGCGGGACATCGCCGAATCGCGGGACGATATCGTGCTCGAATCCCGGCTGGCCGGCTGGATGGCCGGCGAACACGCCGATTTCCGCATCTGGTTGGACGCACCGCTCAGCGTTCGCGCAGAGCGCATCGCCGACCGCGAGGACAAATCTGTCGAACTCGCCCACAACGAGACGAAAGAGCGCGGCAAAAGCGAGGCGCTCCGCTATCGGGAGTACTACAACATCGACATCGAGGACCGGTCGATTTACGATTTGGCGCTCAACACCGCACGCCTGTCGCCGGACGGCGTCCGTGCTGTCGTCGAATCGGCCGTCAACGCCTACGCGCCCGACGACGACGAAGGACAGACCCCCGTCGAAGGCGTCACCTACGAGTTCTAA
- a CDS encoding RNA-guided pseudouridylation complex pseudouridine synthase subunit Cbf5: protein MRERGPPADRDPETLLEFGVINLDKPPGPSAHQVAAWVRDMAGVEQAAHAGTLDPKVTGCLPVLTGTATRAAQVFDESRKGYVAVLELHGTAPSDLESTVAEFEGPLYQKPPRKSAVARRLRTRTVHRLDVLESEARRVLLSVECESGTYIRKLCHDIGLAVGTGGHMGPLRRTKTGGFDDRTLVTFEDFADGLAFWRDHDDPELLCDVVAPAERALEGLPRLTVAFSAASEIANGAPVYAPGVLAHELDGADEGSLVACYTPDGAAVCLGWLVGDPDAADGTVAELERVLV from the coding sequence ATGCGTGAACGTGGCCCACCGGCCGACCGTGACCCCGAGACGCTGCTGGAGTTCGGCGTCATCAACCTCGACAAGCCCCCCGGCCCCTCGGCACACCAGGTCGCTGCGTGGGTGCGGGACATGGCCGGCGTCGAGCAAGCCGCACACGCCGGCACGCTGGACCCCAAAGTCACCGGCTGTCTGCCGGTGCTGACCGGAACGGCGACCCGTGCCGCACAGGTCTTCGACGAGAGCCGCAAAGGCTACGTGGCTGTCCTCGAACTCCACGGCACCGCACCGTCAGACCTCGAATCGACTGTCGCGGAGTTCGAAGGACCGCTCTACCAGAAGCCGCCGCGGAAGTCAGCCGTGGCCCGCCGGCTCCGTACCCGCACTGTCCACCGGCTCGACGTACTGGAGTCCGAAGCCCGGCGCGTGCTGCTCTCAGTCGAGTGTGAAAGCGGCACCTACATCCGAAAGCTCTGCCACGACATCGGCCTCGCTGTCGGAACCGGCGGCCATATGGGGCCACTGCGTCGGACGAAAACCGGCGGCTTCGACGACCGGACGCTCGTGACCTTCGAGGACTTCGCTGATGGGCTGGCGTTCTGGCGGGACCACGACGACCCCGAACTGCTCTGTGACGTCGTTGCTCCGGCCGAGCGGGCGCTTGAGGGACTCCCGCGTCTGACTGTCGCCTTCTCGGCGGCGTCAGAGATAGCCAACGGCGCGCCGGTCTACGCGCCCGGCGTGTTGGCCCACGAGCTCGACGGAGCCGATGAGGGCTCGCTTGTCGCCTGTTACACCCCCGATGGTGCAGCGGTCTGTCTCGGCTGGCTGGTCGGCGACCCCGACGCTGCCGACGGTACCGTCGCCGAACTCGAACGTGTCCTCGTTTAA
- a CDS encoding 2Fe-2S iron-sulfur cluster-binding protein, which translates to MPTVTAFGREIECEEGAILRDILLNAGLSPHNGRSDLLNCRGLGTCGTCAVEIDGAVSNIGRRERSRLAVPPHDPESGLRLACQTRVLGDVTVTKYPGFWGQHTRCESE; encoded by the coding sequence ATGCCAACGGTCACCGCCTTCGGCCGGGAAATCGAGTGTGAGGAGGGAGCGATACTCCGCGATATCCTGCTAAACGCCGGCCTCTCTCCACACAACGGTCGTTCGGACCTGCTTAACTGCCGTGGACTTGGTACCTGTGGGACGTGTGCGGTCGAAATCGACGGTGCGGTAAGCAACATCGGTCGGCGCGAGCGGTCGCGGCTCGCCGTTCCGCCCCACGACCCGGAATCCGGCCTCCGGCTCGCCTGCCAGACGCGGGTGCTCGGCGATGTGACGGTTACAAAATATCCCGGATTCTGGGGACAACACACCCGGTGCGAAAGCGAGTAG